Proteins from a single region of Drosophila biarmipes strain raj3 chromosome 3R, RU_DBia_V1.1, whole genome shotgun sequence:
- the LOC108031337 gene encoding uncharacterized protein LOC108031337 — protein MDLDILKQQASFLFLRIVIRNTWILLLLNIQSCQAVPGGSSGERVHIRLHMPEVVRQHTHYHNVYKLPRKIHPVPAPPPTTIATLHPNYPGKPHIQLLGYTTSVGNSGPMVPNLMQLMGTAATPTPTLMPTPTNLMPNYGPALFDNYNQESALSATTTTTTMRPPMSMAKQQQLLQQIFTPHKAEDEDTSAEDNQLESNSLLNNNFLEALQREYLSKFGGRRKRKKSSSKLRNQSKEYTNYFKSKPYYYQDEDLSENFEDYQDEQPQHEDYEEVMVMSTPNKYGGYYPSGSEEVDQDHAQGYDSAVAFSGQDNSISPSIQTMEEFLDDANNPVSGYGGGGKFDPYSNSNDMISQPWQPSSTMSNSWSKPTANSFTNSSKGHKPRPIRSRGRTKLRYVKLITRKKRKNHIRTKRYRP, from the exons ATGGATCTGGATATCCTGAAACAGCAAGCATCCTTCCTCTTTCTCAGGATCGTCATTCGAAACACATGGATCCTACTGCTTCTGAACATCCAGAGCTGCCAGGCTGTTCCGGGCGGAAGTAGTGGGGAGCG AGTCCACATCCGTCTCCATATGCCGGAGGTAGTACGTCAGCATACGCATTACCACAATGTCTACAAATTGCCACGGAAAATCCACCCAGTTCCGGCTCCACCACCCACAACGATCGCTACGTTGCATCCGAATTACCCAGGAAAACCACATATTCAGCTCCTGGGCTATACAACATCAGTGGGTAATTCTGGGCCAATGGTTCCCAATCTTATGCAACTCATGGGAACggcggccacgcccacgcccactctcATGCCAACGCCCACCAATTTGATGCCCAACTATGGACCGGCTTTATTCGATAACTACAATCAGGAATCGGCTTTGAGTGCGACCACAACCACAACGACAATGAGACCACCAATGTCGATGGCCAaacagcaacaattgctaCAACAAATTTTCACACCTCACAAAGCTGAAGACGAAGATACTTCTGCGGAGGACAATCAATTGGAGAGCAACTCTTTGCTCAATAATAATTTCCTGGAGGCCCTGCAGAGGGAATATCTTTCCAAATTCGGTGGGCGACGCAAACGAAAGAAGTCCAGTTCGAAGCTTAGAAATCAAAGCAAGGAATATACCAATTACTTCAAGAGTAAACCGTATTATTATCAGGACGAGGATCTGTCGGAGAACTTTGAAGATTACCAGGATGAGCAGCCCCAGCACGAGGACTACGAGGAAGTGATGGTCATGAGTACGCCCAACAAATATGGTGGGTATTATCCCTCAGGATCGGAGGAAGTGGATCAGGATCATGCCCAGGGTTATGACAGTGCTGTGGCATTCAGCGGACAGGATAACAGCATCTCGCCATCCATACAAACAATGGAGGAATTTCTAGATGATGCTAATAACCCAGTTTCTGGTTACGGTGGAGGCGGGAAGTTCGATCCATATAGCAACTCGAATGATATGATTTCCCAGCCCTGGCAGCCCTCCTCAACAATGAGCAACAGTTGGTCGAAACCCACTGCTAATTCCTTTACCAATTCCTCAAAGGGCCATAAGCCAAGACCCATTAGATCCAGGGGTCGAACTAAACTTCGATATGTCAAGTTGATCACTCGAAAGAAACGCAAAAATCACATTCGTACCAAAAGATATCGACCATAA